The following coding sequences are from one Streptomyces venezuelae window:
- a CDS encoding LacI family DNA-binding transcriptional regulator, which yields MADVTLRDVARVSGCSVATVSRVLAGTRPVGAETARRVREAAETLGYRPNHAARALRSRSTGTVGLVLPQITNPFYPALVRELTHALHAGGRAVLLADCDDDPVAEAEYIADLLGRQVDALLVIPAHEERSRDAVTAAAARVPLVLMDRGCGPAVADSVAVDNTAGMALVLDHLAAAGRRRVCFLGATGTASAAAERRAAYAAGAAALDPGAPDQVALGDFSVEWGRAAVDEVWAARPDALVCANDLIAIGALQRLQQLGVDVPGEVAVTGFDDIPMAALSAPGITTVRQPVTELAAEAARLLGRRLAGGEEGSPRQAIRLTPELVVRESSVARPAGTAGGTVPAPGGAASLLAD from the coding sequence AGAGACGTGGCCCGGGTCTCCGGCTGCTCCGTCGCCACGGTCTCCCGGGTCCTCGCGGGCACGCGCCCCGTCGGCGCGGAGACCGCGCGCCGGGTCCGGGAGGCCGCCGAGACGCTCGGCTACCGGCCGAACCACGCGGCACGCGCCCTGCGCAGCCGCTCCACCGGCACGGTCGGGCTCGTCCTGCCGCAGATCACGAACCCGTTCTACCCGGCGCTGGTGCGGGAGTTGACGCACGCCCTGCACGCCGGTGGCCGTGCCGTACTCCTCGCCGACTGCGACGACGACCCGGTGGCGGAGGCGGAGTACATCGCGGATCTGCTCGGGCGGCAGGTCGACGCGCTCCTGGTGATCCCGGCGCACGAGGAGCGCAGCAGGGACGCGGTGACCGCGGCGGCGGCCCGGGTGCCGCTCGTCCTGATGGACCGGGGCTGCGGGCCCGCCGTCGCCGACTCCGTGGCGGTGGACAACACGGCGGGCATGGCGCTCGTCCTCGACCATCTGGCCGCCGCGGGCCGCCGCCGCGTCTGCTTCCTCGGCGCGACCGGCACGGCCTCGGCCGCCGCGGAGCGCCGGGCCGCCTACGCGGCGGGTGCGGCGGCGCTCGATCCCGGGGCGCCGGACCAGGTGGCTCTCGGCGACTTCTCCGTGGAGTGGGGCAGGGCCGCGGTCGACGAGGTGTGGGCCGCCCGGCCCGACGCCCTGGTCTGCGCGAACGACCTGATCGCCATCGGCGCGCTGCAGCGCCTGCAGCAGCTGGGCGTCGACGTGCCCGGCGAGGTCGCCGTCACGGGTTTCGACGACATCCCGATGGCCGCGCTCTCGGCGCCGGGCATCACAACGGTCCGCCAGCCGGTGACCGAGCTGGCGGCGGAGGCGGCACGCCTCCTCGGCCGCCGTCTCGCGGGGGGCGAGGAGGGCAGCCCTCGCCAGGCGATACGGCTCACGCCCGAGCTGGTGGTGCGGGAGTCGAGCGTGGCGCGGCCGGCGGGCACGGCGGGCGGCACGGTTCCGGCGCCCGGGGGCGCCGCTTCTCTCCTCGCCGATTAG
- a CDS encoding M64 family metallopeptidase: MRTRRAPLRMALATGIALAAVAAATGPVGTAAAADPAPEPTATAQPQRVEYFTGPDAHPRHTDVPASPALSSAERKKIKGDGDVVPIVQAGPTATKLDVVFIGDGYTASQQEDFHADVRAKWAKVSAVEPYASYKSLFNVWAVDAVSRQSGVSNDPTNGTVKDTALGSAFFCDGIERLLCVDTNKVESYAKKATDPDLVIVLANSTKYGGAGYNDITSPYGYDGIATASSDNAQSDQVVVHETGHSLGKLADEYWYEEYGTYTGAEPWESNISKLTAAQLTAQKKKWYRWIGRTSPDGGTVGAYEGGGYHPRGLHRPTKDSIMRTLGREFNLPGREAMIAGFHRHASVVTAVTPTDQAVRRDGKVRVRAAHGIRLRWSVDGREVRRARGDLVVSPRSLGVPADGRTHELTVRATDPTDAVRAPELRSLLTDSLTWRVGR; this comes from the coding sequence ATGCGCACCAGACGCGCGCCCCTGCGGATGGCGCTCGCCACGGGCATCGCCCTCGCCGCGGTCGCCGCGGCCACCGGGCCCGTGGGCACGGCGGCAGCCGCCGACCCGGCCCCGGAGCCGACCGCCACCGCACAGCCCCAGCGCGTCGAGTACTTCACGGGCCCCGACGCACACCCGCGCCACACCGACGTCCCCGCCTCCCCGGCGCTCTCGTCGGCCGAGCGCAAGAAGATCAAGGGCGACGGCGACGTCGTCCCGATCGTGCAGGCGGGACCGACCGCCACCAAGCTCGACGTCGTCTTCATCGGCGACGGCTACACCGCCTCCCAGCAGGAGGACTTCCACGCCGACGTGCGCGCGAAGTGGGCGAAGGTCTCGGCCGTCGAGCCCTACGCGTCGTACAAGAGCCTGTTCAACGTCTGGGCGGTCGACGCGGTCTCCCGGCAGTCCGGCGTCTCCAACGACCCGACGAACGGCACCGTGAAGGACACCGCGCTCGGCTCGGCCTTCTTCTGCGACGGCATCGAGCGCCTGCTGTGCGTGGACACGAACAAAGTCGAGTCGTACGCGAAGAAGGCCACGGACCCCGACCTCGTCATCGTCCTCGCCAACTCCACCAAGTACGGCGGCGCGGGCTACAACGACATCACCTCGCCGTACGGCTACGACGGCATCGCCACCGCCTCCTCGGACAACGCCCAGTCCGACCAGGTCGTCGTCCACGAGACCGGCCACTCCCTCGGCAAGCTGGCGGACGAGTACTGGTACGAGGAGTACGGCACGTACACCGGTGCCGAGCCCTGGGAGAGCAACATCAGCAAGCTGACGGCCGCGCAGCTCACCGCCCAGAAGAAGAAGTGGTACCGGTGGATCGGCCGGACCTCGCCGGACGGCGGCACGGTGGGCGCGTACGAGGGCGGCGGCTACCACCCGCGCGGTCTCCACCGCCCCACCAAGGACTCGATCATGCGGACCCTCGGCCGCGAGTTCAACCTGCCCGGCCGCGAAGCCATGATCGCGGGCTTCCACCGGCACGCGTCGGTCGTCACCGCGGTGACGCCCACGGACCAGGCGGTACGCCGTGACGGCAAGGTCCGCGTGCGCGCCGCGCACGGCATCCGGCTGCGCTGGAGCGTCGACGGCCGCGAGGTCCGCCGTGCCCGCGGCGACCTGGTGGTCTCGCCCCGCTCCCTCGGCGTCCCGGCCGACGGCCGCACGCACGAGCTGACGGTCCGCGCCACGGACCCGACGGACGCGGTCCGCGCCCCGGAGCTGCGATCCCTGCTGACGGACTCACTCACATGGAGGGTCGGCCGCTGA
- a CDS encoding glutamate--cysteine ligase, with protein sequence MGRELRQTVFTDQDHQLFRARLEQSLAVLDETVARSSFGLPQPMLGAELEMFLADPDDGLPVARNEEVRLAAADPRIVLEVNRYNLEANLSPVPLRGAPFTALHQEARDLLQAVAKAALPLGAVPYCSGILPTLRPGDLTRHNVSPKRRYGILDEALGRAPRDLSVHGEQSCRMRSDTVCAQGAVSSWQVHLTAPVADFARFYNAAQLVIAPVLAVCANSPVLFGRLLWDETRIPWYEQTFGTRRSSSSDSYERTGFGEGWVREGVGELMEAACRHRPLAPICADTPPTEATHDGGPAELEELRLHMGTVWWWNRPVYDPAGDGHLRIEMRALPSGPTPADMAANTALLTGLVLDHAADHEPVVPDLPFTHARANFYAAARQGLNATLWWPRADGAPVRRNAHELVRSLLTRAARGLAGADVADAEIQRWLGVIEARVASGRSPAHWHRCARRAGAHDRDIFRRSLELASEDVPVHAWTVPGSLN encoded by the coding sequence ATGGGTCGCGAACTGCGGCAGACCGTGTTCACGGATCAGGACCACCAGCTCTTCCGCGCAAGGCTGGAACAGTCCCTCGCCGTCCTCGACGAGACGGTGGCCCGCTCCTCCTTCGGCCTTCCGCAACCCATGCTCGGCGCCGAACTGGAGATGTTCCTCGCCGACCCGGACGACGGCCTTCCCGTCGCACGCAACGAGGAGGTCCGCCTCGCCGCGGCCGACCCGCGAATCGTCCTTGAGGTCAACCGGTACAACCTGGAGGCGAACCTCAGTCCCGTCCCCCTGCGCGGCGCGCCCTTCACCGCCCTGCACCAGGAGGCACGCGACCTGCTCCAGGCGGTCGCGAAGGCCGCCCTGCCGCTGGGCGCGGTCCCGTACTGCTCCGGCATCCTGCCCACCCTGCGCCCCGGTGACCTCACCCGCCACAACGTTTCCCCGAAGCGCCGCTACGGCATCCTCGACGAGGCCCTCGGCCGCGCCCCGCGCGACCTGAGCGTCCACGGGGAGCAGAGCTGCCGCATGCGCTCCGACACCGTGTGCGCGCAGGGCGCGGTCAGCTCCTGGCAGGTCCACCTGACGGCCCCGGTGGCGGATTTCGCCCGTTTCTACAACGCCGCGCAACTCGTCATCGCCCCGGTGCTCGCGGTCTGCGCGAACTCGCCCGTCCTCTTCGGCCGCCTGCTGTGGGACGAGACCCGCATACCGTGGTACGAACAGACGTTCGGTACGCGGCGCTCGTCCTCGTCCGACTCGTACGAACGGACGGGCTTCGGCGAGGGATGGGTGCGCGAGGGCGTCGGCGAGCTCATGGAGGCGGCGTGCAGGCACCGCCCGCTCGCGCCGATCTGCGCCGACACACCGCCGACGGAAGCCACGCACGACGGCGGGCCCGCGGAGCTGGAGGAGCTGCGGCTGCACATGGGCACCGTCTGGTGGTGGAACCGTCCCGTGTACGACCCCGCCGGCGACGGGCATCTACGCATCGAGATGCGCGCGCTGCCCTCCGGTCCCACCCCCGCCGACATGGCCGCCAACACCGCCCTGCTGACCGGACTCGTCCTCGACCACGCGGCCGACCACGAGCCGGTGGTCCCCGACCTGCCCTTCACGCACGCACGTGCCAACTTCTACGCCGCCGCCCGCCAGGGACTGAACGCCACCCTGTGGTGGCCGCGGGCCGACGGAGCACCGGTGCGGCGGAACGCGCACGAACTGGTCCGCTCCCTTCTGACGCGCGCGGCCCGCGGTCTGGCCGGGGCCGACGTGGCGGACGCGGAGATCCAGCGGTGGCTGGGCGTCATCGAGGCCCGTGTCGCCTCCGGCCGTTCCCCCGCGCACTGGCACCGATGCGCCCGCCGAGCGGGCGCCCACGACCGCGACATCTTCCGCCGCTCCCTGGAACTGGCCTCGGAGGACGTCCCGGTGCACGCGTGGACGGTGCCGGGATCCCTGAACTGA
- a CDS encoding helix-turn-helix domain-containing protein, with product MTQKSSEDLPPDDPAEIGRRVLRLRGERGLTQRQLAEPAYTAAYVSTLESGRVRPSEAALRHLAERLGVSYEELATGRPPHLAAELRLRLTDARRALATGAPEDAADLFRTVHEEAVTHTLDEEQADALLGLGDCLLESGDLTGAREQFAAAERLLADRPLPRHVPAVRGRATAHLLSGELRYACYLLESTLDELDTAGLHDPEALLLLYTASIAPYMDMGAHARAAHAAELALALAPRVDDPALVAGMHRGVARTLIAEGRIAEADASLAKAQELYRQLQIRTELAHCHWMRGYVHAQDGDLEHAENELRTARDILASKRAALFTEQVEVELADVLRRRGRTDEAEALLRPLLSAGDGDDGGAGPLGTGRGAVHAGGAHRLLGLIAEERGDAERAEEHYCAALSLLERSSAVGDLADLCRLLGDLLRRTGRVEAAMDAYRTGLGHRAAPGTTTLGPAPATPPM from the coding sequence GTGACGCAGAAGAGTTCCGAGGACCTGCCACCCGACGACCCGGCCGAGATCGGGCGGCGCGTCCTGCGCCTGCGCGGCGAACGAGGCCTCACCCAGCGGCAGTTGGCCGAGCCCGCCTACACCGCCGCGTACGTCTCCACACTGGAGTCCGGCAGGGTGCGACCCTCGGAGGCCGCGCTGCGCCACCTCGCCGAACGCCTCGGCGTCAGCTACGAAGAGCTGGCCACCGGCCGGCCCCCGCACCTCGCCGCCGAGTTGCGCCTGCGCCTCACCGACGCCCGCCGCGCCCTGGCCACCGGCGCACCCGAAGACGCGGCCGACCTCTTCCGCACCGTCCACGAGGAAGCCGTCACGCACACCCTCGACGAGGAACAGGCCGACGCGCTCCTCGGACTCGGCGACTGCCTCCTTGAGTCCGGTGACCTCACGGGCGCCCGCGAGCAGTTCGCCGCCGCCGAACGACTGCTCGCCGACCGGCCGCTGCCCCGCCACGTACCCGCCGTACGGGGACGCGCCACCGCCCACCTGCTCAGCGGTGAACTGCGGTACGCCTGCTACCTCCTGGAAAGCACGCTCGACGAACTCGACACGGCCGGGCTCCACGACCCCGAGGCCCTGCTGCTCCTCTACACGGCTTCCATCGCGCCCTACATGGACATGGGCGCGCACGCGCGGGCCGCCCACGCCGCCGAGCTGGCACTCGCGCTCGCCCCGCGCGTCGACGACCCCGCGCTCGTGGCGGGGATGCACCGCGGGGTGGCCCGCACGCTCATCGCGGAGGGGCGCATCGCCGAGGCCGACGCGTCGCTCGCCAAGGCCCAGGAGCTGTACCGCCAGCTGCAGATCCGCACCGAACTCGCCCACTGCCACTGGATGCGCGGCTACGTCCACGCCCAGGACGGCGACCTGGAACACGCCGAGAACGAGCTGCGCACGGCCCGCGACATCCTCGCCTCCAAGCGCGCCGCGCTCTTCACCGAGCAGGTCGAGGTCGAACTCGCGGACGTGCTGCGGCGGCGCGGCAGGACCGACGAGGCCGAGGCGCTGCTGCGGCCCCTGCTCAGCGCGGGCGACGGGGACGACGGGGGCGCCGGGCCCCTGGGAACCGGACGCGGCGCGGTCCACGCGGGCGGCGCGCACCGGCTGCTCGGCCTCATCGCCGAGGAGCGGGGCGACGCCGAGCGTGCCGAGGAGCACTACTGCGCCGCGCTGTCACTGCTCGAACGCTCCAGCGCGGTGGGCGACCTGGCCGACCTCTGCCGCCTCCTCGGTGATCTGCTGCGGCGCACGGGGCGCGTGGAGGCGGCGATGGACGCGTACCGCACGGGCCTCGGCCACCGGGCCGCGCCCGGCACGACCACGCTGGGCCCCGCACCCGCCACTCCCCCGATGTGA